One genomic window of Mercenaria mercenaria strain notata chromosome 2, MADL_Memer_1, whole genome shotgun sequence includes the following:
- the LOC123563517 gene encoding programmed cell death protein 6-like isoform X1, with protein MHWCIWWRGLRRFHIYGGEGPRFDSWLLHCGVSLRKASRHFQGGYGAPQGYQQPGAPPSNQLYGQQGQGGYGQQPPPQGYRPPGQYGQPGQYGQPQQGPPGQYGAPGQPPRGQYGQAPPPGQYGAPGGQYGAPSAPPGQGYGGQPPAYGQQQQYGGYQQPGYGQQGMGGFGGQQAPPPGVGQELWGWFQAVDADRSGKITADELRQALHNGNWTAFNPETCRLMIGMFDKDRSGTIDIHEFSALWKYIQDWKSCFDRFDTDRSGTIDARELTTAFQTFGYNLSPQFCDLVIRVFDRKGARNIQFDDFIQACVMLKTLTDKFRAKDHQQNGTVRISYEEFLEMVLDTTLIQGAT; from the exons ATGCATTGGTGCATATGGTGGAGAGGGCTAAGGCGCTTTCATATAtatggaggtgaaggccccaggttcgattcctggctactccatTGTGGTGTGTCCTTGAGAAAGGCATCTAGACATTTTCAG GGAGGTTATGGAGCACCTCAAGGTTACCAGCAGCCTGGTGCACCACCAAGTAACCAACTTTACGGTCAGCAAGGTCAGGGCGGGTATGGTCAGCAACCTCCACCACAAGGTTACAGACCACCAGGGCAATATGGTCAGCCTGGACAATATGGCCAGCCTCAGCAAGGACCCCCTGGTCAGTATGGAGCACCAGGTCAGCCTCCTAGGGGACAGTATGGTCAAGCACCACCACCTGGACAGTACGGTGCTCCAGGAGGGCAGTATGGTGCTCCGAGTGCACCCCCAGGTCAGGGGTATGGCGGACAACCTCCAGCATATGGTCAGCAACAACAATACGGTGGGTATCAACAGCCAGGGTATGGTCAGCAAGGAATGGGTGGATTTGGAGGACAGCAAGCCCCTCCTCCTGGTGTTGGTCAAGAACTCTGGGGATGGTTTCAG GCAGTAGATGCAGACAGAAGtggcaaaataacagcagacgaATTAAGACAGGCATTACACAATGGTAACTGGACTGCCTTCAATCCCGAGACATGCAGACTGATGATAGGCATGTTTGACAAAGACAG GAGTGGAACAATAGATATACATGAATTTTCAGCATTATGGAAATATATCCAGGATTGGAAAAGTTGTTTTGACAG ATTTGATACAGATCGTTCTGGAACCATCGACGCAAGAGAACTCACTACAGCATTCCAGACTTTTGGATATAATTT ATCTCCACAGTTTTGTGATCTTGTGATACGAGTATTTGACCGTAAAGGTGCCAGAAACATACAGTTTGATGATTTTATCCAAGCGTGCGTGATGCTGAAAACTTTAACAGATAAGTTCAGAGCAAAAGACCACCAGCAGAATGGGACTGTCAGAATCAGTTATGAAGAG tttttagaAATGGTTTTGGACACTACATTAATTCAGGGAGCTACGTAG
- the LOC123563517 gene encoding programmed cell death protein 6-like isoform X2 → MHWCIWWRGLRRFHIYGGEGPRFDSWLLHCGVSLRKASRHFQGGYGAPQGYQQPGAPPSNQLYGQQGQGGYGQQPPPQGYRPPGQYGQPGQYGQPQQGPPGQYGAPGQPPRGQYGQAPPPGQYGAPGGQYGAPSAPPGQGYGGQPPAYGQQQQYGGYQQPGYGQQGMGGFGGQQAPPPGVGQELWGWFQAVDADRSGKITADELRQALHNGNWTAFNPETCRLMIGMFDKDRSGTIDIHEFSALWKYIQDWKSCFDRFDTDRSGTIDARELTTAFQTFGYNLSPQFCDLVIRVFDRKGARNIQFDDFIQACVMLKTLTDKFRAKDHQQNGTVRISYEEFMDMALDIKV, encoded by the exons ATGCATTGGTGCATATGGTGGAGAGGGCTAAGGCGCTTTCATATAtatggaggtgaaggccccaggttcgattcctggctactccatTGTGGTGTGTCCTTGAGAAAGGCATCTAGACATTTTCAG GGAGGTTATGGAGCACCTCAAGGTTACCAGCAGCCTGGTGCACCACCAAGTAACCAACTTTACGGTCAGCAAGGTCAGGGCGGGTATGGTCAGCAACCTCCACCACAAGGTTACAGACCACCAGGGCAATATGGTCAGCCTGGACAATATGGCCAGCCTCAGCAAGGACCCCCTGGTCAGTATGGAGCACCAGGTCAGCCTCCTAGGGGACAGTATGGTCAAGCACCACCACCTGGACAGTACGGTGCTCCAGGAGGGCAGTATGGTGCTCCGAGTGCACCCCCAGGTCAGGGGTATGGCGGACAACCTCCAGCATATGGTCAGCAACAACAATACGGTGGGTATCAACAGCCAGGGTATGGTCAGCAAGGAATGGGTGGATTTGGAGGACAGCAAGCCCCTCCTCCTGGTGTTGGTCAAGAACTCTGGGGATGGTTTCAG GCAGTAGATGCAGACAGAAGtggcaaaataacagcagacgaATTAAGACAGGCATTACACAATGGTAACTGGACTGCCTTCAATCCCGAGACATGCAGACTGATGATAGGCATGTTTGACAAAGACAG GAGTGGAACAATAGATATACATGAATTTTCAGCATTATGGAAATATATCCAGGATTGGAAAAGTTGTTTTGACAG ATTTGATACAGATCGTTCTGGAACCATCGACGCAAGAGAACTCACTACAGCATTCCAGACTTTTGGATATAATTT ATCTCCACAGTTTTGTGATCTTGTGATACGAGTATTTGACCGTAAAGGTGCCAGAAACATACAGTTTGATGATTTTATCCAAGCGTGCGTGATGCTGAAAACTTTAACAGATAAGTTCAGAGCAAAAGACCACCAGCAGAATGGGACTGTCAGAATCAGTTATGAAGAG TTCATGGACATGGCGCTGGACATCAAAGTTTGA
- the LOC123563517 gene encoding programmed cell death protein 6-like isoform X3, with the protein MSWGGQRPQQYGGYGAPQGYQQPGAPPSNQLYGQQGQGGYGQQPPPQGYRPPGQYGQPGQYGQPQQGPPGQYGAPGQPPRGQYGQAPPPGQYGAPGGQYGAPSAPPGQGYGGQPPAYGQQQQYGGYQQPGYGQQGMGGFGGQQAPPPGVGQELWGWFQAVDADRSGKITADELRQALHNGNWTAFNPETCRLMIGMFDKDRSGTIDIHEFSALWKYIQDWKSCFDRFDTDRSGTIDARELTTAFQTFGYNLSPQFCDLVIRVFDRKGARNIQFDDFIQACVMLKTLTDKFRAKDHQQNGTVRISYEEFLEMVLDTTLIQGAT; encoded by the exons GGAGGTTATGGAGCACCTCAAGGTTACCAGCAGCCTGGTGCACCACCAAGTAACCAACTTTACGGTCAGCAAGGTCAGGGCGGGTATGGTCAGCAACCTCCACCACAAGGTTACAGACCACCAGGGCAATATGGTCAGCCTGGACAATATGGCCAGCCTCAGCAAGGACCCCCTGGTCAGTATGGAGCACCAGGTCAGCCTCCTAGGGGACAGTATGGTCAAGCACCACCACCTGGACAGTACGGTGCTCCAGGAGGGCAGTATGGTGCTCCGAGTGCACCCCCAGGTCAGGGGTATGGCGGACAACCTCCAGCATATGGTCAGCAACAACAATACGGTGGGTATCAACAGCCAGGGTATGGTCAGCAAGGAATGGGTGGATTTGGAGGACAGCAAGCCCCTCCTCCTGGTGTTGGTCAAGAACTCTGGGGATGGTTTCAG GCAGTAGATGCAGACAGAAGtggcaaaataacagcagacgaATTAAGACAGGCATTACACAATGGTAACTGGACTGCCTTCAATCCCGAGACATGCAGACTGATGATAGGCATGTTTGACAAAGACAG GAGTGGAACAATAGATATACATGAATTTTCAGCATTATGGAAATATATCCAGGATTGGAAAAGTTGTTTTGACAG ATTTGATACAGATCGTTCTGGAACCATCGACGCAAGAGAACTCACTACAGCATTCCAGACTTTTGGATATAATTT ATCTCCACAGTTTTGTGATCTTGTGATACGAGTATTTGACCGTAAAGGTGCCAGAAACATACAGTTTGATGATTTTATCCAAGCGTGCGTGATGCTGAAAACTTTAACAGATAAGTTCAGAGCAAAAGACCACCAGCAGAATGGGACTGTCAGAATCAGTTATGAAGAG tttttagaAATGGTTTTGGACACTACATTAATTCAGGGAGCTACGTAG